In a single window of the Mesoplodon densirostris isolate mMesDen1 chromosome 18, mMesDen1 primary haplotype, whole genome shotgun sequence genome:
- the LOC132479269 gene encoding keratin, type I cytoskeletal 17-like gives MTTTSRQFSSNSMRGSSGLGGGLSLTSCQQSGSLGNALGGGSYSSCYSFGSGGGYSSGGYGSGFGGGDGLLGGSEKATMQNLNDRLASYLEKVHALEEANADLELKIHNWYQKQAPGPTLDYSSYFKTIEDLRNKILVATTDNANILLQIDNSRLAADDFRTKFETEQALRVSVETDINGLRRVLDELTLARADLEMQIENLKEELAYLRKNHEEEMAALRGQVGGDINVEMDAAPGVDLSRILSEMREQYEKMAEKNRKDAEDWFFSKTEELNREVASNSELVQSSKSEISELRRTMQNLEIELQAQLSMKASLESTLAETENRYCLQLSQIQGLICNVEEQLAQLRCQMEQQSQEYKILLDVKTRLEQEIATYRRLLGGEDLQLPQQKPREPVTTRQVRTIVEEVQDGRVISSREEVHQTNH, from the exons CTCCAACTCCATGAGGGGCTCCTCTGGCCTGGGGGGCGGCTTGTCCCTCACCTCCTGCCAGCAGTCTGGCAGCCTGGGCAATGCCCTTGGGGGCGGCAGCTACTCTAGCTGCTACAGCTTCGGCTCTGGCGGTGGCTATAGCAGCGGCGGCTATGGCAGCGGCTTTGGAGGTGGTGACGGGCTGCTGGGGGGCAGCGAGAAGGCCACCATGCAGAACCTCAACGACCGCCTGGCCTCCTACCTGGAGAAAGTGCACGCCCTGGAGGAGGCCAACGCTGACCTGGAGTTGAAGATCCACAACTGGTACCAGAAGCAGGCCCCAGGGCCAACTTTGGACTACAGCTCCTACTTCAAGACCATCGAGGACCTGAGGAACAAG ATCCTCGTGGCCACCACGGACAATGCCAACATCCTGCTGCAGATCGACAACAGCCGTCTGGCTGCTGATGACTTCCGCACCAA GTTCGAGACGGAGCAGGCCCTGCGCGTGAGCGTGGAGACCGACATCAACGGCCTGCGCAGGGTGCTGGACGAGCTGACCCTGGCCAGAGCCGACCTGGAGATGCAGATCGAGAACCTGAAGGAGGAGCTGGCCTACCTCCGGAAGAACCATGAGGAG GAAATGGCTGCCCTGCGAGGCCAGGTGGGCGGGGATATCAACGTGGAGATGGACGCCGCCCCCGGCGTGGACCTGAGCCGCATCCTGAGCGAGATGCGCGAACAGTACGAGAAGATGGCGGAGAAGAACCGCAAGGACGCCGAGGACTGGTTCTTCAGCAAG ACAGAGGAACTGAACCGCGAGGTGGCCTCCAACAGCGAGCTGGTACAGAGCAGCAAGAGCGAGATCTCAGAGCTCCGGCGCACCATGCAGAACCTGGAGATCGAGCTGCAAGCCCAGCTCAGCATG AAAGCATCTCTGGAGAGTACCCTGGCGGAGACAGAGAACCGCTACTGCCTGCAGCTGTCCCAGATCCAGGGGCTGATCTGCAACGTGGAGGAGCAGCTGGCCCAGCTGCGCTGCCAGATGGAACAGCAGAGCCAGGAGTACAAGATCCTGCTGGACGTGAAGACGCGGCTGGAGCAGGAGATCGCCACCTACCGCCGCCTGCTGGGGGGCGAGGACCTCCA GCTGCCTCAGCAAAAGCCCAGAGAAC CTGTGACCACCCGCCAGGTGCGCACCATTGTGGAAGAAGTCCAGGATGGCAGGGTCATCTCCTCCCGCGAGGAGGTCCACCAGACCAACCACTGA